A region of the bacterium genome:
CGAGGAACTCTCCGCCCTCCACGCTCGGATCCGGCGGTGCCGGCGCTGTCCGCTGTGGCGAACGCGGACACATGCCGTGCCCGGCGAAGGGTCCGGGGATCTCGGTGTGGTGCTCGTGGGCGAGGGTCCGGGCGTGGAAGAAGATCTTGCCGGCCGTCCGTTCGTGGGTCGCGCCGGGCGGCTTCTTGACGAACTGCTGGCCAGCATCGGAGTGCGCCGGCAGGAGTTCTACGTGACGAACGTGATCAAGGATCGGGCCGCCTCGTCGACCGAGCCCGTGCGCGACCGGCCGCCCGTCCCCTCGGAGCTGGCCGCGTGCGCGCCGTGGCTTCGCTCCCAGATCGATCTGATCCGGCCCCGGATCGTTGTCACGTTGGGCCGCTTCGCGCTGGCGGCGTTCCTTCC
Encoded here:
- a CDS encoding uracil-DNA glycosylase; its protein translation is MRRCRRCPLWRTRTHAVPGEGSGDLGVVLVGEGPGVEEDLAGRPFVGRAGRLLDELLASIGVRRQEFYVTNVIKDRAASSTEPVRDRPPVPSELAACAPWLRSQIDLIRPRIVVTLGRFALAAFLPNARIKDVHGRAQACGDRTILPLYHPSYALRNPGVRPVLFRDMRALAALLERAPGTGGR